Proteins found in one Quercus robur chromosome 2, dhQueRobu3.1, whole genome shotgun sequence genomic segment:
- the LOC126715666 gene encoding putative leucine-rich repeat receptor-like serine/threonine-protein kinase At2g24130, which yields MGFCKFSTYNFLCLVIVLYGVLGAQNSQLMNDKAALLSFMSGIVSDPGHVLQNWNSSGVHVCNWARVRCNNESDSVTELILNATWLSGTISPSLANLSSLTVLDLSRNFFKGPIPKELGSLSQLRLLSLSWNFLEGKIPYHLGFLQNMVYLDLGSNKLQGEIPESLFCNGSLSLKYIDLSNNSLSGEIPLKNECGLKELQFLLLWSNRLVGHVPRALLNSTRLQWLDLESNMLTGELPSEIVLEMPRLQILYLSYNSFVSHDGNNNLEPFFASLGNCSDLLELELAGNNLRGKIPPIIGDLSINLVQLHLDENLIYGFIPPHISNLVNLTLLNLSSNLLNGSIPPELCRMGKLERVYLSNNSLSGEIPPALGNIPHLGLLDLSRNKLSGSIPDSFANLPQLRRLMLYQNQLSGTIPPSLGQCVNLEILDLSYNKIFGVIPSEVAGLRSLKLYLNLSSNHLSGPLPLELSKMDMVLAIDLSNNNLSSTIPTQLKSCIALESLNLSRNFLEGPLPFSVGQLPYLKTLDVSLNQLIDAIPQSLQVSSTLKHANFSFNKFSGNVSNEGAFSLLTIDSFLGNDGLCGSIEGMPKCSNRHSHLMLILSILLSLLAIPIVCILGYRLVQRSRIQSKLEIFNGGDLQEEEQERKELKHPRISYGQLIEATGGFSASSLIGSGQFGHVYKGVLHDNTRIAVKVLDTKSAIETPWSFKRECQVLKRTRHRNLMRIITICSRPDFKALVLPLMSNGSLERHLYPSHGLKRGLDLIQLVNICSDVAEGVAYLHHHSPVKVVHCDLKPSNILLDDDLTALVTDFGIARLVKGGDESANVKETISFNSTDGLLCGSVGYIAPEYGLGRSASTKGDVYSFGVLLLEIVTGRRPTEVLIDEGSSLHEWVKSHFPHKLDPIVEHALDRCTPSVMPKEYTKIWRDVILEMIELGLMCTQFTPSTRPTMLDVAHEMGRLKDYLSNTSSSLPIEEVPPKTDDV from the exons ATGGGATTTTGTAAATTTTCCACGTACAATTTCCTATGTTTGGTTATTGTTTTGTATGGTGTCCTTGGTGCACAAAATTCTCAGCTTATGAATGACAAAGCAGCATTGCTTTCTTTCATGTCAGGGATTGTTTCAGACCCTGGACATGTCCTTCAGAATTGGAACTCTTCGGGTGTTCATGTTTGCAACTGGGCAAGAGTGAGGTGCAACAATGAAAGCGACAGTGTCACTGAGCTTATTCTCAATGCAACATGGCTTAGTGGCACTATTTCTCCATCTCTAGCCAATCTTTCTTCCTTGACTGTTCTTGATTTATCAAGGAATTTCTTTAAAGGTCCCATTCCTAAAGAGTTaggctctctctctcagctCAGACTACTCAGCTTGTCATGGAACTTTCTTGAGGGGAAAATTCCATACCACTTGGGATTTCTTCAAAATATGGTATATCTTGATTTGGGAAGTAACAAGCTTCAAGGTGAAATCCCGGAATCTCTTTTCTGTAATGGGTCTTTATCCTTGAAGTATATTGACCTTTCTAACAATTCTTTAAGTGGAGAAATCCCCTTAAAGAATGAATGTGGGCTTAAAGAGTTGCAGTTTCTTTTGCTTTGGTCGAATAGGCTTGTGGGACATGTACCACGAGCCCTCTTAAATTCCACACGACTTCAATGGCTGGACTTGGAATCTAATATGTTAACTGGGGAGCTACCATCAGAGATTGTACTTGAAATGCCAAGGTTACAAATACTCTATTTGTCCTATAATAGCTTTGTTAGCCATGATGGTAACAACAACCTTGAACCTTTCTTTGCTTCCTTAGGAAATTGTTCTGACCTTCTAGAACTCGAATTGGCGGGAAATAACCTTCGTGGGAAAATACCTCCCATTATTGGTGATCTTTCTATCAATCTTGTGCAACTTCATCTTGATGAGAATCTTATCTATGGCTTTATTCCTCCTCACATTTCAAACCTTGTTAATCTTACCCTCTTAAACTTGTCTAGTAACTTATTGAATGGTTCAATCCCACCTGAACTATGTCGAATGGGAAAGCTAGAGAGAGTTTACTTGTCAAATAATTCACTCTCTGGTGAGATTCCACCAGCTCTTGGCAACATTCCCCATCTAGGTCTTCTAGATTTATCGAGAAACAAGCTATCAGGTTCAATTCCGGATAGCTTTGCAAACCTTCCCCAATTAAGAAGACTAATGCTTTATCAAAACCAGCTCTCAGGAACAATACCACCAAGTTTAGGCCAATGTGTCAATTTAGAAATTCTAGACCTCTCTTACAATAAGATTTTTGGGGTGATTCCTAGTGAAGTTGCAGGATTGAGAAGTTTGAAGTTATACTTGAACTTGTCTAGCAATCACTTATCTGGGCCTTTGCCATTAGAGCTTAGTAAAATGGACATGGTGCTAGCTATAGATTTATCCAATAACAATCTCTCTAGCACAATCCCAACACAACTCAAAAGTTGCATTGCACTAGAAAGTCTCAACCTTTCGCGTAATTTTTTAGAAGGCCCCCTTCCATTTTCAGTAGGGCAATTGCCTTATCTAAAAACACTTGATGTGTCTTTGAACCAATTGATCGATGCAATACCACAATCTTTGCAGGTGTCCTCTACTCTCAAGCATGCGAACTTCTCTTTCAACAAATTCTCTGGAAATGTATCTAATGAGGGAGCATTTTCATTGCTCACCATAGACTCTTTCCTTGGAAATGATGGCCTTTGTGGCTCAATTGAAGGCATGCCAAAGTGCTCAAATAGACATTCTCATCTTATGCTTATTTTGTCAATTCTCCTCTCATTACTTGCCATTCCCATTGTATGCATACTTGGGTACCGTCTTGTACAAAGGTCAAGAATCCAATCAAAATTGGAAATTTTCAATGGAGGGGACTTGCAGGAGGAAGAACAAGAAAGGAAAGAGCTCAAGCACCCTAGAATCTCATATGGTCAACTCATTGAAGCCACCGGTGGGTTCAGTGCTTCAAGCCTAATTGGTTCAGGCCAGTTTGGTCACGTCTATAAGGGAGTTCTTCATGATAATACAAGAATTGCTGTAAAGGTTCTGGATACAAAGTCAGCTATAGAAACTCCATGGAGCTTTAAGAGAGAATGCCAAGTCCTAAAGAGGACAAGGCACAGGAATTTAATGAGGATCATCACAATTTGCAGTAGGCCAGATTTTAAGGCTCTTGTTCTTCCACTGATGTCAAACGGAAGCTTGGAGAGGCATCTCTACCCAAGCCATGGATTGAAACGTGGTCTGGATTTGATACAGCTAGTGAACATATGCAGTGATGTTGCTGAAGGAGTGGCCTATTTGCACCATCATTCTCCAGTTAAAGTTGTACACTGTGATCTAAAACCGAGCAATATTCTTCTTGATGATGACTTGACAGCTTTGGTAACTGATTTCGGAATTGCAAGGCTGGTTAAAGGGGGTGATGAGAGTGCTAATGTGAAGGAAACAATATCCTTCAACTCAACAGATGGCTTATTGTGCGGGTCTGTTGGCTACATAGCTCCTG AATATGGATTGGGCAGAAGTGCTTCAACTAAGGGAGATGTGTATAGTTTTGGGGTCCTTTTATTGGAAATCGTTACAGGAAGACGCCCTACAGAAGTTCTTATTGATGAAGGCTCAAGCTTGCATGAATGGGTTAAGAGTCACTTCCCCCATAAGCTGGATCCCATAGTTGAACATGCTCTTGATAGGTGCACCCCATCAGTCATGCCAAAGGAATACACCAAAATATGGAGAGATGTGATTCTAGAAATGATTGAGCTTGGCCTTATGTGCACACAGTTCACACCTTCAACTAGACCAACCATGCTGGATGTAGCCCATGAAATGGGACGGTTGAAGGATTATCTCTCTAATACTTCCTCATCACTGCCAATTGAAGAAGTGCCTCCTAAAACTGATGATGTTTGA
- the LOC126715667 gene encoding putative leucine-rich repeat receptor-like serine/threonine-protein kinase At2g24130: MRFCKFFMYNFLYLVIVVLFGVFGEQNSQLMNDKVALLSFMSEIFSDPGNVLENWNSSDVHVCNWARVSCNNASDSVTELILNATWLSGTISPSLANLSSLTVLDLSMNFFEGPIPKELGSLTQLKQLSLSWNFLEGKIPYHLGFLHKMEYLDLGSNKLQGEIPESLFCNGSLSLRYIDLSNNSFSGEIPFKNECGLKNLSSLLLWSNRLVGHIPRVLSNSTRLKWLDLESNMLTGELPSEIVRGMPKLQVLVLSYNDFVSHGGNNNLEPFFASLANCSDLKELQLAGNNLGGEIPPIIGDLSTNLVKLILSENLIHGFIPPHISNLANLTLLNLSSNLLNGSIPPELCQMGKLERVYLSNNSLSGEIPPALGNISHLGLLDLSRNKLSGSIPDSFANLPQLRRLMLYQNQLSGTISPSLGQCVNLEILDLSHNKISGVIPSEVAGLRSLKLYLNLSSNHLYGPLPLELSKMDMVLAIDLSYNNLIGTIPTQLKSCIALESLNLSHNFLEGPLPFSIGQLPYLRALDVSSNQLIGEIPQSLQKSSTLKNVNFSFNKIFGKVSNEGAFSLLTIDSFLGNDGLCGSIEGMPKCSIRHSHLMLILSVLLSLFSILILCIFGYYLVQRSRIQSQLEIFNGGDLEEEEQERKELKHPRISYKQLNEATGGFSASSLIGSGLFGHVYKGILRDNTRIAVKVLDTKMARESQWSFKRECQVLKRTRHRNLIRIITICSRPDFKALVLPLMSNGSLERHLYPSHGLKRGLDLIQLVSICSDVAEGVAYLHHHSPVKVVHCDLKPSNILLDDDLTALVTDFGIARLVKGGDESANVKETISIYSTNGLLCGSVGYIAPEYGLGRSASPKGDVYSFGVLLLEIVMGRRPTEVLIDEGSSLHEWVKSHFPHKLDPIVEHALDRCTSSVMPKEYTKIWRDVILEMIELGLMCTQFTPSTRPTMLDVAHEMGRLKDYLSNPSSLLIKEKPPNIDGV; this comes from the exons ATGcgtttttgtaaatttttcatgtACAATTTCCTATATTTGGTCattgttgttttgtttggtGTCTTTGGTGAGCAAAATTCTCAGCTTATGAATGACAAAGTAGCATTGCTTTCTTTCATGTCAGAGATTTTTTCAGACCCTGGAAACGTCCTTGAGAATTGGAACTCTTCGGATGTTCACGTTTGCAACTGGGCAAGAGTGAGCTGCAACAATGCAAGTGACAGTGTCACAGAGCTTATTCTCAATGCAACATGGCTAAGTGGCACTATTTCCCCATCACTAGCCAATCTTTCTTCCTTGACTGTTCTTGATTTGTCAATGAACTTCTTTGAAGGTCCTATTCCAAAAGAGTTAGGCTCTCTCACTCAGCTTAAACAACTCAGCTTGTCATGGAACTTTCTTGAAGGGAAAATTCCCTACCACTTGGGATTTCTTCACAAAATGGAATATCTTGATTTGGGAAGTAACAAGCTTCAAGGTGAAATCCCAGAATCACTTTTCTGTAATGGGTCTTTATCCCTGAGGTATATTGACCTTTCTAACAATTCTTTCAGTGGAGAAATCCCCTTTAAGAATGAATGTGGGCTTAAAAATTTGAGTTCTCTTTTGCTTTGGTCGAATAGGCTTGTGGGACATATACCACGGGTCCTTTCAAATTCCACACGACTTAAATGGCTGGACTTGGAGTCTAATATGTTAACTGGGGAGTTACCGTCAGAGATTGTACGTGGAATGCCAAAGTTACAAGTACTCGTTTTGTCCTATAATGACTTTGTTAGCCATGGTGGTAACAACAACCTAGAACCTTTCTTTGCTTCCTTAGCAAATTGTTCTGACCTCAAAGAACTCCAATTGGCGGGAAATAACCTTGGTGGGGAAATACCTCCCATTATTGGTGATCTTTCTACCAATCTTGTAAAGCTTATTCTTAGTGAGAATCTTATCCATGGATTTATTCCACCTCACATTTCAAATCTTGCGAATCTTACCCTCTTAAACTTGTCGAGTAACTTATTGAATGGTTCAATCCCACCTGAACTATGTCAAATGGGAAAGCTAGAGAGGGTTTACTTGTCTAATAATTCACTCTCGGGTGAGATTCCGCCAGCTCTTGGCAATATTTCCCATCTAGGTCTTCTAGATTTATCGAGAAACAAGTTATCGGGTTCAATTCCAGATAGCTTTGCAAACCTTCCCCAGTTAAGAAGACTCATGCTTTATCAAAACCAGCTCTCAGGAACTATATCTCCAAGTTTAGGCCAATGTGTCAATTTAGAAATTCTAGACCTCTCTCACAATAAGATTTCTGGGGTGATTCCTAGTGAAGTTGCAGGGTTGAGGAGCTTGAAGTTATACTTGAATTTGTCTAGCAATCACTTATATGGGCCTTTACCATTAGAGCTTAGTAAAATGGACATGGTGCTAGCTATAGATTTATCCTATAACAATCTCATTGGCACAATCCCAACACAACTCAAAAGCTGCATTGCACTAGAAAGTCTCAAcctttcacataattttttggaaGGCCCCCTTCCATTTTCAATAGGGCAATTGCCTTATCTTCGAGCACTTGATGTGTCTTCGAACCAATTGATTGGAGAGATACCGCAATCTTTGCAGAAGTCCTCTACTCTCAAGAATGTGAACTTCTCTTTCAACAAAATCTTTGGAAAAGTATCTAACGAGGGAGCGTTTTCATTGCTCACCATAGACTCTTTCCTTGGAAATGATGGCCTTTGTGGCTCAATAGAAGGCATGCCAAAGTGCTCTATTAGACATTCTCATCTTATGCTTATTTTGTCGGTTCTTCTCTCATTATTTTCAATTCTCATTTTGTGCATATTTGGGTACTACCTTGTACAAAGGTCAAGAATCCAATCACAACTGGAAATATTCAATGGAGGGGACTTGGAGGAGGAAGAGCAAGAAAGGAAAGAGCTCAAGCACCCTAGAATCTCATATAAGCAACTCAATGAAGCCACCGGCGGGTTTAGTGCTTCAAGCCTAATTGGTTCAGGCCTATTTGGTCATGTCTATAAGGGAATTCTTCGTGATAATACAAGAATTGCTGTAAAGGTTCTAGATACAAAGATGGCTAGAGAAAGTCAATGGAGCTTTAAGAGAGAATGCCAAGTCCTAAAGAGGACAAGGCACAGGAATTTAATAAGGATAATCACAATTTGCAGTAGGCCAGACTTTAAGGCTCTTGTTCTTCCACTGATGTCGAACGGAAGCTTGGAGAGGCATCTCTACCCAAGCCATGGATTGAAACGTGGGCTGGATTTGATACAGCTAGTGAGCATATGCAGTGATGTTGCTGAAGGAGTGGCCTACTTGCACCATCATTCTCCAGTTAAAGTTGTACACTGTGATCTAAAACCGAGCAATATTCTTCTTGATGATGACTTGACAGCTTTGGTAACTGATTTTGGTATTGCAAGGCTGGTTAAAGGGGGAGATGAGAGTGCTAATGTGAAGGAAACAATATCCATCTACTCAACAAATGGCTTATTATGCGGGTCTGTTGGCTACATAGCTCCTG AATATGGATTGGGTAGAAGCGCTTCACCTAAGGGAGATGTGTATAGTTTTGGAGTCCTTCTATTAGAAATCGTAATGGGAAGACGCCCTACGGAAGTTCTTATTGATGAAGGCTCAAGCTTGCATGAATGGGTTAAGAGTCACTTCCCCCATAAGCTGGATCCCATAGTTGAACATGCTCTTGATAGGTGCACCTCATCAGTCATGCCAAAGGAATATACCAAAATATGGAGAGATGTGATTCTAGAAATGATTGAGCTTGGCCTTATGTGCACACAGTTCACACCTTCAACTAGACCAACCATGCTGGATGTAGCCCATGAAATGGGAAGGTTGAAGGATTATCTCTCTAATCCTTCCTCACTGCTAATTAAAGAAAAACCTCCTAATATTGATGGTGTTTga
- the LOC126705034 gene encoding uncharacterized protein LOC126705034 yields MSFKAKLVGDIPGAFAQAFKFHADENEEPFSNEEVDDPPEGTVAIKLSKRTKMNIRAKWAHSLIVKVFGQTVGFHFLHSRIMQLWKPAGRLDYIDLENDFYLCKFRLVEDFEKVLKGGPWFISEHYLTIHAWEPYFKPNVVACSKVAIWVCLPRLPIELYEMEVLKEIGRAIGPVLRVDANTAVGTRGRYARLCV; encoded by the coding sequence ATGTCCTTTAAGGCAAAACTGGTGGGCGATATCCCTGGTGCCTTCGCACAGGCTTTTAAGTTTCATGCCGATGAAAATGAGGAGCCTTTCTCTAATGAAGAGGTGGATGACCCTCCTGAGGGCACAGTTGCCATTAAGTTATCCAAACGGACCAAGATGAACATCCGGGCTAAATGGGCTCATTCCCTCATTGTGAAAGTCTTTGGGCAAACGGTAGGTTTCCATTTTTTGCATTCCAGGATCATGCAACTCTGGAAGCCAGCGGGTAGACTAGACTACATTGATCTGGAAAATGACTTTTATTTATGCAAGTTTAGGTTGGTGGAGGATTTTGAGAAAGTCCTAAAGGGGGGACCTTGGTTCATAAGCGAACACTACCTTACTATCCATGCATGGGAGCCATACTTCAAGCCCAATGTGGTTGCATGCTCTAAGGTGGCTATTTGGGTGTGCTTACCGAGGCTACCCATTGAGCTCTACGAAATGGAGGTGCTTAAGGAGATCGGGAGGGCCATAGGACCTGTGCTCCGGGTTGATGCAAATACCGCAGTAGGCACTAGGGGTCGTTATGCTCGACTTTGTGTATAG